In Paenibacillus guangzhouensis, a single window of DNA contains:
- a CDS encoding S-layer homology domain-containing protein yields the protein MQGWNRTWQRNRLSAALTFVILFTTMFAGMGGGIARADSPTLAPEGAATTDAKWYQNFEQPGKDRNYGIASVGSASSAAPSGQTAYASSKNSVLLIQTNDNNPSGGAWDTGVYGFTATPQDDVAQTVNGTTYYDASDYSYFSFYVLDADAHNPNIVFKDANGATWNANTDGLNSVKNKWTRFSVPLDKSKIDFTKLVSVSIGEYWGWGNHYYFDELYFAKTANDLPPSYPEEPGGEGGPQVTPKLYQSFESADQEGKYGVLGQGSATVASHAAGQSPYSSSKGSLKTMQNGYKDDQGITQNEAWNTGIYGVRIEPQEDARVVGATYTDASNYNYLMFYVKDTTKDAGVNVHVVFKDASGGVWDTDSGQTTKTASKEWVKMTVALDKTKLDWSQLTEIQLGTYWGWENVYYYDDLYLAQRATDESPAYKPEPTKLFNDFENGQGFEAGSGATVESASDTANTAETISVKLTTKAGGWPYANNNYLRAVAKSGGAFNAAGYNYLVFYIKDMQGSNGVELRMTDADGGKLDTWGKTNSSLNKWVRIAIPLSGASIDLSRIATIDLGLYNAGTYYIDDIYFAVSEDDLLPGFVDETRNIGFVWYQSFETKGQDGSYGLTLGSGVRTEVSAAKSANPYNSYSVQATVSADSSDPTVNGVTVAPQALGSSIDKTDPYAYRAEIDATHFSHLIFYVLDEQGGQSPRVLLKDGEGAVLDLTSSAKTTAGTWTRIAVPLDHEASFDFSRLAQVTVVPEKVGTYHIDEFYLGQSVGAGFPNTGYTQLVLKKVGGEAMPFENGLPLGSFEKQKDRTYISLNGNWKKQRVLLDSKLSAAPRDEDRTKALEQEAAGKQAADFNDAGWSAKSLPMPEDEMPAYESANGPENKSDKSGYQGGVWYRKHFSVDDSLAGKPAIVGFLGVNYYADVWINGHYAGGHEGGYTPFALDASGWLNYGGDNVIAVRVDNPKWDTFVNGETLPYAKSDWFNYTGILRDAYLEVLPDTYVVRSDVRALGTDGTVSVRTFLNNEAASGRDATLIYSVYEAAINAGNETSEFAQDLIGQATAATATRTVHVAANGQAADVLRLQVPNPKLWSPASPNLYILKVEQSIGGKVTDTFYTQFGIRTLEADGVRIKLNGELAPFLAGVGYTEDSADKGPSMDAAQRYSDLLKIKQDLKANFVRTGHFPHSLPTYRFADRIGLAIWQEIPAYWFSGDAFDQQRQRGQAKQMLEEMIFSNYNRPSVWFDGVANESSGQLQRVNYITELRDTAHAIDGTRLVGQSAVANPYKGESDHSHSPADVIGMTMYFGAFYGANADVETQEEIERIHALHPNKPIIATEYGYWTGDEGPNDTRQIQIFTGTFNAFTRSATVNEDGSANASGLFSGAAWWTAYNWYTNITGLQTMGLYHMDRKTPKQAAAVLAERYDRYTHTQGGATPKPTGISSWFQSFESGKGFFSPSGDVRLESVTDSLQGEGGRSLKATNLSTNTTSYAAFAPQGGEIIRNLSVYNYLNLDVKDSVGGRPLAVTLVDMDGHTWTGTTEQNTVKDKWTRVSVPLLSAQTLPLVEERLNSMAVKEIRIGLAPSDTLTVDNVYATTYRNDAPPAAYPIGSSGWFQSFEEDGVQVTVGTNAWAEVDRTFGVNPGGHGSVKLVVTGDGANPGADGRSVIVKPQGGVVSIDASDFNYLVFYVKDMQGSNTVDVTFVNADGTVSTDNWTDVASVKGQWTKVYLPLSKTSVDLRSLKEIRLGEWNPGTYYFDDIYFAEYPTDEIPATYTEKIPEKPLPTGQIKVAMIGDSITAGAGLDTPGLTSYPAQLQAMLGSKYVVKNFGLSGRTLMKSGDQPYWNESSFAASQSYTPDIVVIQLGTNDTKSWNWNGGTNSFLADYKAMIQTYQGLPSHPKVYVNLPPTIYNDDPNAVYGIISSVLQNGVIPLIRQAAADTGAAVIDINAATAGQAALFPDKVHPNSQGAWVIAAAVAKTLRGDAGAVGDTSVCRWKDCKAGAYTIVYDDGIYQSDLRFAELHEKYGLVGTLALISDWIKNGYNDMGASAGTWAQWKALLDKGYFDVASHTVTHRNLTTLSADELRTELDKSVADIATNTGHVPQTLAYPYNATNDAVMEEAAKRFVVARQGGSNTGNAPDTTKYYSLSSTVPESTTTVKQLNDWLDTGIAKANWLILTGHGNNDEGWSPPSLSLYDSHYAYVKQRDDALWNGTLAQVGKYLRERQDAKIELVTVNSLSIKLKLTGTLDSKVYDEPLTLRTQVPADWSRVTVTQGGKSTTAQPVREGEGYFVYYEAVPGANAIALAKKTSDGPPNPDTPSTPGATGNTSGSGATVAQLVLDAHQIERALADASPDADGYRTIRFDMKPSEGASSYELRLPALYLIAQNKLIMELSTPLGQLVLPGDMFAQMATGTAKEIVISIGRGDLTGANAVVKAQIGGRPIVFVNASIDGTPVEWCSDRRAVTVRVPYEPTLEEREHPERLTIWYMANDGTAKPIVSGRYDASLGAVVFSTHHFSRYAVVSVAKTFGDLAQVVWARQAIESLASKGVINGMDDSTYAPNSFITRADAVALIMRLLDLHAKRGEGFSDVRPGVYYDEAVHEARTLGIISGRGGDRFDPNALVTRQEMMVMIDLAVRAAGVNTNAQVDPTVQLQAYNDASAVAEYAKEGVKRLLAAGIFQGHDGYLYPDSPLKRVEAAVALERLYRLI from the coding sequence ATGCAGGGATGGAATCGGACTTGGCAGCGGAATCGGCTGTCGGCGGCGCTGACATTCGTAATTCTGTTCACGACGATGTTCGCAGGGATGGGCGGCGGCATCGCGCGGGCGGATTCGCCGACGCTGGCGCCGGAAGGGGCGGCCACCACCGATGCAAAGTGGTATCAGAATTTCGAACAGCCTGGAAAGGACCGTAATTATGGGATCGCATCGGTCGGAAGCGCCTCGTCGGCGGCGCCTTCAGGGCAGACAGCGTACGCTTCGAGCAAGAACAGCGTGCTCCTCATCCAGACAAACGACAACAATCCGTCGGGTGGAGCGTGGGACACCGGCGTCTACGGCTTTACGGCGACGCCGCAGGACGATGTGGCGCAGACGGTGAACGGAACGACTTACTACGATGCCTCCGATTACAGTTACTTCAGCTTCTACGTGCTGGATGCGGACGCGCACAATCCGAACATCGTGTTCAAGGACGCGAACGGGGCAACGTGGAATGCCAACACGGACGGGCTGAATTCGGTCAAGAACAAATGGACCCGCTTCTCCGTGCCTCTGGACAAATCGAAGATCGACTTCACGAAGCTCGTCTCCGTGTCGATCGGTGAGTATTGGGGTTGGGGCAATCATTATTACTTCGACGAGCTGTACTTTGCGAAGACGGCGAACGATTTGCCGCCTTCTTACCCTGAAGAACCAGGTGGCGAGGGCGGGCCTCAGGTTACTCCGAAGCTGTATCAAAGCTTCGAGAGCGCAGATCAGGAAGGGAAGTACGGCGTGCTGGGACAGGGTTCGGCTACGGTCGCCTCTCATGCTGCCGGCCAATCGCCGTACTCGTCAAGCAAGGGCAGCCTCAAGACGATGCAGAACGGCTACAAAGACGACCAAGGGATCACGCAAAATGAAGCCTGGAACACCGGCATTTATGGCGTGCGCATCGAGCCGCAAGAAGATGCCCGCGTCGTAGGAGCTACGTACACCGATGCGTCGAATTACAATTATCTGATGTTCTATGTTAAGGACACGACGAAAGACGCCGGCGTTAATGTGCACGTCGTATTCAAGGACGCTTCCGGAGGCGTCTGGGACACTGATTCGGGGCAGACGACGAAGACGGCGTCGAAGGAGTGGGTCAAGATGACGGTGGCGCTCGACAAGACGAAGCTCGACTGGTCTCAGCTGACCGAGATACAATTGGGCACGTACTGGGGCTGGGAAAACGTCTATTACTACGACGATCTCTACCTGGCTCAGAGGGCGACGGACGAATCGCCGGCGTACAAGCCGGAGCCAACGAAGCTGTTCAACGATTTTGAGAACGGTCAAGGGTTCGAGGCAGGCAGCGGCGCCACAGTGGAATCGGCGTCTGATACGGCAAACACGGCGGAGACGATCAGCGTCAAGCTGACGACGAAAGCCGGCGGATGGCCGTATGCCAACAACAACTATCTCCGGGCTGTAGCGAAGAGCGGAGGTGCGTTTAACGCGGCGGGTTACAACTATCTCGTCTTCTATATTAAGGATATGCAAGGTAGCAACGGTGTGGAGCTGCGCATGACGGATGCGGACGGAGGCAAGCTCGATACCTGGGGCAAGACCAATTCGTCCTTGAACAAATGGGTGCGAATCGCGATTCCGCTCAGCGGAGCGTCCATCGACCTGTCCCGAATCGCTACCATCGATCTCGGTCTGTATAACGCAGGGACTTATTATATCGACGATATTTACTTCGCGGTCAGCGAGGACGATTTGCTGCCGGGCTTTGTAGACGAGACACGGAACATCGGCTTCGTCTGGTACCAGAGCTTCGAGACGAAGGGGCAGGATGGCAGCTACGGTCTTACGCTTGGCAGCGGCGTGCGAACGGAGGTGTCCGCGGCCAAGTCCGCAAACCCGTACAATTCATACAGCGTCCAAGCGACAGTGAGCGCTGATTCTTCCGATCCAACCGTCAACGGGGTGACCGTTGCGCCGCAGGCGCTCGGTTCGTCAATCGACAAGACGGACCCTTACGCTTACCGGGCGGAGATCGATGCGACTCATTTCAGCCACCTAATCTTTTATGTACTGGATGAGCAAGGCGGGCAATCTCCTCGCGTGCTGCTTAAGGATGGAGAAGGCGCTGTTCTCGATTTGACGTCGAGCGCGAAGACGACAGCCGGCACCTGGACGCGTATCGCCGTTCCGCTCGATCACGAGGCAAGTTTCGACTTCTCTCGACTAGCGCAAGTGACGGTGGTGCCGGAGAAGGTCGGGACCTATCATATTGATGAATTCTATCTCGGTCAGAGCGTTGGCGCTGGCTTCCCGAACACCGGCTACACGCAGCTCGTCCTGAAGAAAGTGGGCGGTGAAGCAATGCCGTTCGAGAACGGTCTACCGCTAGGATCGTTCGAGAAGCAGAAGGACCGGACGTACATTTCGCTGAACGGCAATTGGAAAAAGCAGCGCGTATTGCTCGACTCCAAGCTGTCCGCAGCTCCGCGGGATGAGGACCGTACGAAGGCGCTTGAGCAAGAGGCAGCAGGCAAGCAGGCGGCGGACTTCAACGACGCTGGCTGGTCTGCCAAGTCACTGCCGATGCCGGAGGATGAGATGCCGGCTTACGAATCGGCGAACGGGCCGGAGAACAAGAGCGATAAGTCCGGTTATCAGGGCGGCGTTTGGTACCGCAAGCATTTCTCGGTGGACGATTCCCTCGCGGGCAAGCCGGCGATTGTGGGTTTCCTCGGCGTCAACTATTACGCGGACGTGTGGATCAACGGCCATTATGCCGGCGGCCACGAGGGTGGCTATACGCCGTTCGCATTGGACGCCTCGGGGTGGCTCAACTATGGCGGAGACAACGTGATCGCCGTGCGGGTCGACAATCCGAAGTGGGATACGTTCGTTAACGGCGAGACGCTTCCGTATGCCAAGTCCGACTGGTTCAATTACACGGGTATTTTGCGCGACGCGTATCTGGAAGTATTGCCGGATACGTACGTGGTTCGCAGCGACGTTCGCGCGCTAGGCACGGACGGTACGGTGTCGGTCCGGACGTTCTTGAACAATGAAGCTGCTTCCGGCCGCGACGCGACGCTGATATATTCGGTATATGAAGCTGCGATCAACGCGGGCAACGAGACGAGCGAGTTCGCCCAGGACCTCATAGGCCAGGCGACGGCCGCAACGGCCACCCGAACCGTCCATGTGGCCGCGAACGGTCAGGCGGCCGACGTGCTGCGACTGCAAGTGCCGAATCCGAAGCTGTGGAGCCCGGCAAGTCCGAATCTCTACATTCTGAAAGTGGAACAGTCGATCGGCGGAAAGGTGACAGACACGTTCTATACGCAGTTCGGCATTCGCACGCTGGAGGCGGACGGCGTACGGATCAAGCTGAACGGTGAACTGGCACCATTCCTTGCCGGCGTAGGCTACACGGAGGACAGCGCCGACAAAGGGCCTTCGATGGATGCGGCACAACGTTACAGCGATCTGCTGAAGATCAAGCAGGATCTGAAGGCTAACTTTGTGCGCACGGGACATTTTCCGCACAGTCTGCCGACCTACCGCTTCGCCGACCGGATCGGCCTCGCCATTTGGCAGGAGATTCCGGCTTACTGGTTCAGTGGTGATGCGTTCGATCAGCAGCGGCAGCGCGGGCAGGCGAAGCAGATGCTGGAGGAAATGATCTTCAGCAACTACAACCGGCCTTCGGTCTGGTTCGACGGCGTGGCGAACGAATCGTCCGGACAGCTGCAGCGGGTCAATTACATCACCGAGCTGCGAGACACAGCTCATGCCATCGACGGCACTAGGCTCGTCGGGCAGTCCGCCGTGGCAAATCCGTATAAGGGCGAGAGCGACCACTCGCATTCGCCTGCGGACGTCATCGGCATGACGATGTACTTCGGCGCCTTCTACGGAGCCAACGCGGATGTCGAGACGCAGGAGGAGATCGAGCGCATTCACGCACTGCATCCGAACAAGCCGATCATCGCGACCGAATACGGCTACTGGACAGGGGACGAAGGTCCGAACGATACGCGGCAAATACAGATCTTCACTGGCACGTTCAACGCCTTCACTCGCAGCGCGACCGTGAACGAAGACGGCTCAGCGAACGCATCCGGACTGTTCAGCGGCGCGGCTTGGTGGACTGCCTACAACTGGTATACGAACATTACCGGCCTGCAGACGATGGGGCTGTATCACATGGATCGCAAGACGCCTAAGCAGGCGGCGGCCGTGCTGGCGGAGCGTTATGACCGCTATACCCATACGCAGGGTGGCGCAACGCCGAAGCCGACGGGTATCTCGTCCTGGTTCCAAAGCTTCGAGTCTGGGAAAGGCTTCTTCTCGCCAAGCGGTGACGTGCGGCTCGAATCCGTTACGGACAGCCTGCAGGGCGAAGGCGGCCGCAGTCTGAAGGCAACGAATCTGTCGACGAATACGACCTCCTATGCCGCCTTCGCGCCGCAGGGCGGCGAGATCATCCGCAACCTGTCGGTGTACAACTACTTGAATCTCGACGTCAAGGACAGTGTCGGCGGACGTCCGCTCGCGGTAACGCTTGTCGATATGGATGGCCATACATGGACGGGCACGACGGAGCAAAATACGGTAAAGGATAAATGGACGAGAGTCAGCGTTCCATTATTGTCAGCGCAGACGTTGCCGCTTGTGGAGGAGCGGCTCAACTCGATGGCGGTCAAGGAGATACGCATCGGTCTGGCCCCGTCCGACACGCTAACTGTCGACAACGTCTATGCCACCACCTACCGGAACGATGCGCCGCCGGCCGCTTATCCGATCGGCAGCAGCGGCTGGTTTCAGTCGTTCGAGGAGGACGGGGTGCAGGTAACAGTCGGCACGAACGCGTGGGCCGAGGTGGACCGCACGTTTGGCGTCAATCCGGGTGGACACGGCAGCGTCAAGCTCGTCGTGACTGGCGACGGAGCGAACCCCGGCGCGGACGGACGCTCGGTCATCGTCAAGCCGCAGGGGGGCGTCGTTTCCATAGATGCATCGGACTTCAACTACCTGGTGTTCTACGTGAAGGATATGCAAGGGTCCAACACGGTCGATGTCACATTCGTCAATGCTGACGGAACGGTGTCCACCGACAACTGGACGGATGTCGCCTCGGTTAAAGGGCAGTGGACAAAGGTCTATTTACCTCTCAGCAAAACGTCGGTCGACCTTCGCAGCTTGAAGGAGATTCGGCTCGGCGAGTGGAATCCGGGAACGTACTATTTTGACGATATCTACTTCGCGGAATATCCGACCGACGAGATTCCAGCTACCTATACGGAGAAGATTCCGGAGAAGCCGCTGCCGACCGGCCAGATCAAGGTGGCGATGATCGGCGACAGCATTACGGCGGGAGCGGGCCTCGACACGCCGGGGTTGACGAGCTATCCGGCGCAACTGCAGGCGATGCTGGGCAGCAAGTATGTGGTCAAAAACTTCGGTCTGAGCGGGCGGACATTGATGAAGTCGGGTGATCAGCCTTACTGGAACGAGTCGAGCTTTGCCGCCAGCCAGTCGTATACGCCGGACATTGTCGTCATCCAGCTCGGGACGAACGATACGAAGTCATGGAACTGGAACGGCGGCACGAACAGCTTCCTCGCCGATTACAAGGCGATGATTCAGACGTACCAAGGGTTGCCGAGCCATCCGAAAGTGTACGTTAATCTACCGCCGACCATCTACAACGACGACCCGAACGCCGTGTACGGCATCATCTCGTCCGTACTTCAGAACGGAGTCATCCCGCTCATTCGGCAGGCCGCCGCCGATACTGGAGCTGCGGTCATCGACATCAACGCGGCGACGGCCGGACAGGCGGCTCTGTTCCCGGATAAGGTGCATCCGAACTCACAGGGCGCCTGGGTCATTGCCGCTGCGGTCGCGAAGACGCTGCGCGGCGACGCGGGCGCCGTCGGCGATACATCGGTGTGCCGATGGAAGGATTGCAAGGCGGGCGCTTATACGATCGTCTACGATGATGGCATATACCAATCCGACCTGCGTTTCGCAGAGCTGCACGAGAAGTACGGCCTCGTCGGCACGCTGGCGCTCATCAGCGATTGGATCAAGAACGGTTATAACGACATGGGCGCTTCAGCCGGCACGTGGGCGCAATGGAAGGCGTTGCTCGACAAAGGCTACTTCGACGTCGCCAGCCATACGGTCACACACCGGAATCTGACGACGCTGTCCGCGGACGAGCTTCGGACGGAGCTCGACAAATCCGTCGCCGACATCGCAACGAACACGGGGCATGTACCGCAGACGCTAGCGTATCCGTATAACGCGACCAATGACGCAGTGATGGAGGAAGCCGCAAAGAGATTCGTCGTCGCACGGCAAGGCGGCAGCAATACGGGCAATGCGCCCGATACGACGAAGTATTACAGTCTGAGCAGCACGGTGCCGGAAAGCACTACAACCGTGAAGCAATTGAATGACTGGCTCGACACCGGCATCGCCAAGGCGAATTGGCTCATTCTGACCGGTCACGGCAACAATGATGAAGGCTGGTCGCCGCCGTCGCTGAGCTTGTATGACAGCCATTACGCTTACGTGAAGCAGCGCGACGACGCGCTCTGGAACGGAACGTTGGCACAAGTAGGAAAATATTTGCGCGAACGGCAGGATGCGAAGATCGAACTTGTAACGGTAAACAGCCTGAGCATCAAGCTGAAGCTGACCGGCACGCTGGACAGCAAAGTGTATGACGAGCCGCTGACGCTGCGCACCCAAGTTCCGGCCGATTGGAGCCGCGTGACGGTGACTCAGGGCGGCAAGTCTACGACGGCGCAGCCGGTTCGGGAAGGTGAAGGTTACTTCGTCTATTACGAAGCCGTTCCTGGAGCGAATGCAATCGCGCTCGCGAAAAAGACGAGCGATGGTCCACCGAACCCAGACACGCCGAGCACGCCGGGGGCTACAGGCAACACTTCCGGATCTGGTGCGACAGTTGCACAGTTGGTCCTGGACGCGCATCAAATCGAGCGGGCGCTGGCGGATGCCTCGCCTGACGCGGACGGCTACCGCACGATCCGTTTCGACATGAAACCGTCCGAAGGGGCATCGTCTTACGAGTTGCGTTTACCTGCCTTGTATTTGATCGCGCAAAACAAATTGATCATGGAGTTATCCACGCCGCTGGGTCAACTGGTGCTGCCGGGTGACATGTTCGCGCAGATGGCGACGGGAACGGCGAAGGAGATCGTCATCTCGATCGGCCGGGGCGACTTGACGGGGGCAAACGCGGTGGTAAAGGCGCAGATCGGCGGTCGGCCAATCGTGTTCGTGAACGCGTCGATCGATGGAACACCGGTAGAATGGTGCAGCGATCGGAGAGCCGTAACGGTACGGGTACCGTATGAGCCGACGTTGGAAGAGCGGGAGCATCCGGAACGGCTGACGATCTGGTATATGGCGAACGACGGTACGGCCAAGCCGATCGTCAGCGGCCGGTACGACGCTTCGCTGGGGGCCGTAGTGTTCAGCACGCATCACTTCAGCCGTTATGCGGTCGTCTCCGTCGCAAAGACGTTTGGCGATCTAGCGCAAGTCGTATGGGCGCGGCAGGCGATCGAATCGCTGGCTTCCAAAGGCGTCATCAACGGAATGGATGATTCGACCTATGCACCGAACAGCTTCATTACACGGGCCGATGCGGTCGCGCTCATCATGCGACTGCTGGATCTGCATGCGAAGCGAGGCGAGGGCTTCTCCGACGTACGGCCCGGCGTCTATTATGACGAAGCAGTCCATGAGGCCCGGACGCTAGGCATCATAAGCGGAAGAGGCGGCGACAGGTTTGATCCCAACGCACTCGTCACGCGTCAAGAGATGATGGTCATGATCGATCTTGCGGTGCGGGCGGCGGGAGTGAACACGAATGCGCAAGTAGATCCGACGGTTCAACTGCAGGCTTACAATGATGCATCCGCTGTCGCCGAGTATGCGAAAGAAGGCGTGAAACGTCTGCTGGCGGCGGGGATTTTCCAAGGACATGACGGGTACCTGTATCCCGATTCGCCGCTCAAGAGGGTGGAAGCGGCAGTGGCGCTTGAACGGCTGTACAGGTTGATCTAG